GCTGGGTCCGTACAAAACATATGAGATatagaaattgaaaaggtATTGATAGTAACGAAAGGTCCTACACATAAGAACAAAACACAATCAAAACAACAAATTATTGCAAATAACACCATTAACATCCCACGTAAGATCGGTTATcgtaaattttatttgagaCTTTTGCTGTATAGCTCAAGCATCGTATCCCAGTATACGAATCGTCAAACCGGATTTGCGATacaaaagtttaaaaaaatctcacaaaagaaaattccATTTTATTCCTCTCAAAATAATCATAAACGTGACTTTgaagagagaaaaatatcatctattaaattaaatccTTTTCGTTTTACAAGAATCACATTATAGTTTAAAAGCATGAGCCCGATCACATGCACATCCGAAGTGAGTATGTAAACGATATAAGCATGAAAATCATGTCCTCAATTGAACACTAGGTCGTAAAAATGGATAATTCATTGAGATAATTTCACTCGTCGTTTTTATGTACAAAGTATAAATTTGCTTGAAAGCGCTTATTATCGTAAGGTAAATGAAACTTAATAAAACCCGAGACATAGCCAAAACAAGATTAATCAAAAGCAgggaaaaacaaaaaatccaaGACTAATTCTTTGTAAAAGTTCTGGATCCAATAGCACCGGTGTTTGATGGAGTAAGGCTTGCAAAATAATCGTTCATCGCACTACCGTTTAAAGTATTTGATGAATTAGTCGCATTGCGATCCAGTGGAGAGGAAACATTTAAATTAGCAAAAGGAGTAGCAAGTTCTAACGGAGTAGCTGGCATACTACGTATGTCGGAAAAGGCTTTAGAATCATTTAGTCCTCTGAGAGAACGTATGCTATCCGCAAGATGCATAGAGGGAGCGGGTCGTCTAAGacttgaaaaattactaGAAAGACCACCGGACGAGAAAAGACCATTGTCAAATAAACCAGAGGAGCTCAAGTGATTTGCAAGACTTGGTTGGCTCAAATTGGAAGCACctaaagaagaaggattTAAAGTACTGGCGTTTGGGGCCATCAAAGGAGAGTGGTTAGCACTCGAATTATTAGCGGGAGTAAAATGAGTACTAGGCATGGTAATAACCACTTGCTTAGCTTCACCGTCACCAGTAACTGAATGATTGAGATTGAGACGGGAAGCTAATAAGGCAGCAACCCGACGTTCTTCCTGGGTGGTTGAAGAATCAAATACAAGATCATTAGTGTTATCGCTGcgataataaaataacaagATATGAGAATATACATTGAGTATAGCTGGATCATtcaaatcaaaatcaatGCCAGCACCTATATTGGCAACAGAAAACGGAGatttcaattgattttttcgttcttcTACAGCGCGTTTCTCTTGTTTACCACGCTCAACACGTTCACGCTCCGCAGGCGGTAGTTGACGCTTCCATTCAACACGAAGACGACGACCAGTAATTTCATAGCCATTCAAAACTTGCACAACCGTTTTGGCTTCCTCTGGAGAATGGAAATTAGCAAAGGCAAGGCCCCTAAAAACTCCGTTATCAAAATGATAATTAAAAGCGTATGGACGTGGGATGTCTAATGCAGTGAACACTTTAAACAAcacttctttcttcaagGAGAATggaatatttttaataacaatCGCGGTAGGAATGGTCTCTTCATCAGGTTCAGGGGGTGCCGTCAAAGTTACAGAGTTGCTCATACCTCTAGACAGAGCAGTGCTAGAAGCTGAGTTTGGTACATGTGAATGGGATGGTTCGTTGAATGCATTTAAACTATCAAAAGGGTATGTTGTTGAGGAAAGTAATGAGGTAGTAGCAGGTCCAGAATTTTTGAGTACATCTAAAGCACTTGCAGACCGGAGAGAAAGGCCTGCTGAATTAGTTGCTTCTTTCCAAGCAGTTTGAAGACGAGTTCGACGAGGCTTTGCAGATGGATTATTGGCAGTTGAAATTTCAGGATCCAGCATTTGTTTAAGGGAACTTGGTAAAACCGTAGAAGAACCATCACCCAAACCATCATCTGCATTGTTGTGGGAAAATATGCCAGACCCTCCCATTCCAGCACTGTTAACGGCTGCATCAGAAAACGTAAACTTATCACGACCATATCGGTTCTCGAGATATCCTGATCCTCCAGGAATATTAAGACCTCtcatttcttcatcttgAGCTCCATTTAATTCATCTAATTTGGGGAAAAAGTTGGACCGTTTTCTACGCAGAGATGCAGCCTCAGAATGGAAAGTTAAAGGGGAAGAAGCAGGAGAAAGAGTATTAGTTGACAAAAATGCCTGCGACAAAGGCGTTAATGGCCTTTGGCTTGTGCCCTCAGCCATATCGACACTAAACAAGTCGTAACTTCGTGTGGTGCGGAGGTTAGGTATCCGTGGACACCACCAAGGGCGCAAAGTCAATATACTACACCATATTATTGAGGTCTTAAACCCATAAATTCAAATATACCAATCTATAGAAgcaaatgtaaaaataattattataaaatgtATATACTACATACTGgtgttgatttttaaacCCCCACTAGGTAACTTTTTGCCAGGCAAATAACAGGGTACTGTGATGATAAAACCGAAAGTCCATCTAAGAGCTCTTAAAAACACTGCTGCAATGATAAAGACTATTAAACTGTCTAATAATTCGACCACCTAAAACAGAACAAAATGAAAGtcctaattttttgtttttacttaaattcttgtaaatttatatttttattaatttgatATTCCATGAAATATCATTCGAATTTTAGCATATTAGATTATAGAATGAAATATGTGAAAAATATCTTCAGTGAACCTTAGGATCCAAAAGCTTCTCTCCCACAAGTTCTATTTTTGGTACCCTAGCAAATCCCATTGCAATATGAcatagaaaaaatttaaataaacttGCATAAAAAGAATACCTTGCTCGATAACTCATATGGAAACTTCACAacctttattaaaaagaatgaatcATATTATTACAGTTTCGTCTATTTAATCCCTTTATTTCCAAAACCTCAATCCAAGTTTTCATTTAtctttgcaaaaattcatcttcCAAATCACCACCAGTTGAACTTTTTTCCTGTACAGGAACCCTGTTGGAACCTGAAGATGGTATTTTGTGTTTTCTGCCACTATTAAAGCGTTCTTCCATCTCGGCCCAAATGCGATTTCGAGTTTCTTCGGTCTGTTCAGATGTGCCTTCTGCGTAGAGTGAAACATACTTTGTTAAAGGGGGGTATTCCTAAATAGGTTAGTATCTTAGCCAAGTTGATAGTTGAAATGAAGTCGAAAATACAAACATACTTTAATATACATAAGATCAATTTGACATTTACGCATCGATTTCTCACACTGCTTGCGTTTCTCATCATCCATAGTTTCATCCTTCAAAGATTTTTCCAATTGTTTAATACGTCGTTCTGCTTTTTTACGTTCTGAGAAAATCAGTAAGCAAGTTCACtgaacaaaaaatgctGTTTTTATATATGTTTCATACCAAAAAATCGAACTTTTTTgtatctttcaaaaatcttttgctttttatgCTCTAACTGTGCCATAGACAACTGCTCTTGTAGACCCAAAAGAGCTCGTTCATGTTCAACACGAATGTTTGCAGGCAAATTCTCCTTAAAGGAAGTTAGTTTTCTTATTCATTAACATAAAAAGGAAGgtaatatttattacaCACTGAAACCGCAGATGTTTTTAAAccagcaaaaaaattacacacctttttcaataatctCTCATTGTCgcgaatttttttcttcagcaCAGAAAGTCCAGGGCCCTTAAATTTTGGCATGCTAAAACGCTCaataaaatagataaaTAGAAATTCAAACCATAAACAATTAGTTCTGGTGAAGAACAGTAGTAAACTTAAAGGACTGCAATTTTTACAGCTGCTAGGTTCTCAAGTGACACGTTACTTTTATATATAAGTTTAAGCTGGTAATTAtgattaaaatatttgattcaCTCACACTTATTCAAGGTAGATTTATATGTTGTACTTGTGGAGTGATTTAAAAGCTTAGACTTTCAACAGTACATCAAAGAATCGCTTGTTCGACACCGAAGTCACCCTAGAGATTAAAAAGTATGCAAAAGATAGTTAATCTAGCAACCGGTCTGTATTTTAATACTACTATTGTTAAGAGAATCATCAAtagcaaaaagaaaacctTTGAATTTGACAGCCTCTTTTCAGTCCGTTGTTAAGGCATTTCTGTTAGCTATCGTTAAGCAAATTAGTGCTAAACGTTATGTTTGACGAGTGGTTGAGATTGAAGAACGCTTCGATCAAGCTCTGTTTAATGTTTATGCAGTATTTTGGGCGTTTCTGGTAAAGCCTAATTGTCAAATTTCTCTTTAGAGAATGTTAAATAGAAGTAAAAAGAGGAATGGCTGTTATTTTTGGGTTAACGGCTCCTCAGATGAGATTCGATATGTCGCCGTCAAAGCTTCCCCTAAAGTAAATTGGAAAACTCACATTATTTGGAGATCAttgaaaaatgttaaatGTATAGACTCTTTTCACGGAAACAATGAAATATTGGGTGCTGGTTCTTCTACCGGAAATATATCATTGCTTTCTGTTAAGCATCCAGAATTTCAAGCAGTAGTAACACCTGGATATGCTCGCCCTTGCAATAGTTTGGCATTTTCTGAAACTGAACATCTTGTTGCTGGATTTGCAAAATCTCGAAACGAGTCTTCCTTGAAGTTATGGGACTTGAATTCATTACTGTCTGACCCGAAGAGTAGTCCCTTAATGCAGTCTTCTACTCTAGACGGAGTTTCTTCCGTTTGTTATAAGAAAGACACTCCTCTTTTGCTTACCGGATCAACTTCGCGTTCTGTCCATATAATTGATACTAGGCAGCAACTAGACTCAGTTTCTTCCGTCAATACGCAATATTATAGTAATATAGTTGTTGATCCATTTTCTCCTAACTATTTTGCCGCAAATTCTTATGATGGTGACATTGCGATTTTTGATACTCGATACTTCAAATCCgataattatttacaaattattttacggaacgaaaataaaaagccCAAAAATCCACAATTATTTGCACTGAAATATTCTGAATGGAAACCTGGACAATTGGCTGTTTTGTCAAACAATTCGATTACACTTCGTCAATTATTGCCTTGTGTCAATGGAAATGAAGGATCCGCAAATAATTCTGTCTTTGTAAATTATGAGAAGAAATATCCTGTTAAACCAAATTCACAATGTTCTGgcattgatttttttactccTTCTACAGCCTTTCCAACTCATGTTCAAATTTTGGGTGTCATAAACGAACAACCGAAACTTTTTTCTGTCCATGATGAGGTCATTCCCTTTTCATTTAACCCTTATAATGATTTGATATTTTccttcaaagaaaaactgTATCCTTTAAACTCTTCACCATTTAACACACTTTCTGATGTCCCACAATTTGATGTCAGCGAATTTGTCGATGAAAACTCTTTCGATTCCTCGTCTTCTTGTTCCTCCAAAGTCTTTCTAACGACAAGAAACAACTCAATCAATTCAGAGGATTCCGCTCATGAAGTATTGCTTTCCTATAACCGCGTCCTTGGATCTGATATTCAAGGGACAATACTAGATCGCGTCAAAAAGGGCTACCAATTTGATTCCCAAAAAAACTCAGAATTAGTTTCTGATTTATACTTAAAAGATCTATGGTCTTGGATTCACTTAAGCCATAGACAATCAGAAGAATCACTGTTTGGAGACACAGGAGATACAGATTTCAGCTATCAAGGTGCACTAGGTATTTGGTTTATGGATACTGAATTGACTAGCATGTCCGATGtttttgaagcaaaagaaagcaaatttttagaaaaaaaaattttaagacTTGCTAGAGATGTTATTGAGAGACTTGATTTAGATATATTTACGTCTATCCAAACTAAAAGGCCTTTACGCCAACTCGCTTTACTTGCCTGTGGATTAGGAATGTCAAATGATGACTTGTTGTTGGAAATTAGAAGACTGATTCGCAAGAATGAGCATGTAAAAGCCGCTGGGTTAGCACTTTTCCACggaaaaattgaaaacgtAGTCCGTATATTATCAAGTGGGAATGAGCTGGAGAAGACCATATCCACAGCAGTTGCCGGATACATTACATCGCAAGGCTTAAGTAACTTTGGAAGTGACTCATTGTGGAAAGAAATGTCTCGTAACTTAAGTACAGAATTGGAAGATCCATACTTACGTGCAATATTTGCGTATGTTTCCAACTCCGATTGGAGAGATGTATTAGATGAAGTTTCTCTCTCATTAAAAGATCGTCTTGGAATTGCTCTTCGCTTTTTACCAGATGACGATTTGAGTAATTATTTGTGCGATTTATGTCACACTACAGTGCAATCAGGCGACCCAGAAGGCCTGTTACTTACAGGTTTAACTCCTTTGGGAATGGAACTTCTGCAGAACTACATTGATCATACAAGCGATGTTCAAACTGCTGCATTGATTGCTGCATTTGTGGTACCTAAGAAATTTCTGGATAAACGTGCAGAGGATTGGACTGAAAGTTATAGAGAGCTTCTAAACCGCTGGAAACTTTACCGTGAGCGTGCAAAGTTTGATATCTTTCGGACAGAACTCTCAAAAAATCACACAGGAGAAATAACCAGAAAGGCTACAGAGCCATCTATACGCATTATCTGCAATTTTTGTAGAAAAccaatttttcctttctccAATAGGAATGAATGTAATAATTTACCAACGCCAATTCAACGAGGTGTCAGTAAAGCAGGCCCAGCAAAACACTTGGGAAAAAGTTGTCCTCATTGCGGACAGCCTCTTCCAAAGTGCTCTGTATGTGGGTTTTCTTTAGGAGATGAAGATGTTCCTCAGAAAGATGACTTTTCTCAAAAACCTCAAAACTATGTCAAAGAAGTTAATCTTCAGAAATCTAGATTTGGGTTATGGTTTAGCTTTTGTCTAAATTGTGGCCATGGAGCTCACGCATCTCATGCTTCAGAATGGTTTTCAACTCATACAATATGTCCGGTTCCTAACTGTGATTGTGAATGCAAACTGAAATAGAAATTGCAAATGAGAGCATTAATTAATAGCATTAAAATAACAGTTTATGGTTTGGTTCACAAGTAATAATTGCTACATGAGTGAATATAAAATCCATGATTACAgcttaaaaatgtttaagGCTAAGAGGTTTAAAGCATAAGGTCTTTAATACTatgatttgtttaaaaattcgaCATAGCTATCTACATTTGTAATTGTTTGATAATACCAACGTGGTTAGTTTTATTACTGAAAAGGGATTAACGCAAGATcgttaatatttaattttctagTAGCAAGAAGCGTCTTCTAGCTTAGCAACTTGGTAATTTTAACCGGTGGTACTGgtattgaagaaatacatatttaattttttgtgtaaattaatttggCCTTAGTAAAGATATCCAAAGTGGGTTGTATACGGGCATTCGCATTTAACGTAATCGGCTCATCTCGTAAATTACCATATGTTTCCCGTTAACCCACGTAATTCGACATCGGTGACCGTTGCGAGACGATATTAAGAGTTTCAACTGGAACCAACTTCTCTTTCGCTTAccttttcataaaataataGCAATGGCTTCGTTTAATGTTCCCATTATAATGGACAAGTAAGTATTGATGTAGCGAAGTTAAATTGTTCGTGAATATCAGTTACTAACTTTATTTGTTAGCGGTACCGGCTATAGCAAGCTTGGGTATGTGTAATAGTCGTTTTAGGATGTTATTATCTCTCTTTTGAGCATTTATTAACagtaatttaatttcaGCTATGCTGGGAACGATGCTCCTTCTTATGTATTCCCCACTGTTATTGCGACGCGTTCTGCGGGTGCTTCTTCAGGGCCGGCTGTTTCATCAAAGCCTTCTTACATGGCCTCGAAAGGCAGTGGGCATCTCTCAAGCAAAAGGGCAACTGAGGACTTGGACTTTTTTATTGGAAACGATGCATTGAAAAAGGCGTCTGCTGGATATTCTTTGGACTATCCTATCCGTCATGGACAAATAGAAAATTGGGACCATATGGAGCGTTTTTGGCAACAGTCTctctttaaatatttacGTTGTGAACCAGAGGAccattattttcttttgaccGAACCTCCTTTGAATCCACCTGAAAACCGTGAAAATACTGCAGAGATTATGTTTGAGTCGTTCAACTGTGCAGGACTCTACATTGCTGTTCAAGCGGTTTTGGCTCTTGCCGCCTCTTGGACATCTTCAAAAGTTACTGATCGTTCGTTGACCGGTACTGTTGTTGACTCTGGTGATGGCGTTACTCATATTATTCCTGTTgtatgtataaaaaatctaataCGAGCTTAGATAAACAGTTTTGAACATTAAAtgcatatatatatgcCCGAATTTTACTAACTGATAAACCTTAGGCCGAAGGATATGTTATCGGCTCTTCCATTAAGACAATGCCACTTGCTGGTCGTGATGTTACGTACTTTGTTCAATCCTTATTACGTGACCGCAATGAACCTGATTCAAGTCTCAAAACTGCTGAAAGAATTAAAGAGGAATGTTGCTACGTTTGTCCGGACATTGTTAAGGAGTTTAGTAGATTTGATCGTGAGCCCGACcgttatttaaaatatgcATCTGAATCAATTACTGGACACTCTACTACTATTGATGTAGGATTTGAACGCTTCCTCGCAcctgaaatattttttaatcctGAGATTGCTTCTTCCGATTTTTTGACCCCTCTTCCGGAACTTGTGGACAACGTCGTACAGAGCTCACCCATTGACGTTCGTAAAGGcctttataaaaacattgTCCTTTCTGGTGGTAGTACTTTGTTTAAGAACTTTGGCAACCGCTTACAAAGAGATCTCAAGCGGATTGTTGACGAGCGTATTCACCGCAGTGAAATGCTCTCCGGTGCTAAAAGTGGTGGTGTAGACGTTAATGTTATCTCCCATAAACGTCAACGAAATGCGGTTTGGTTTGGCGGCAGTTTACTAGCACAAACGGTATGTCATTATCTTAtgtttgtatattttttagtttacCCGTAGAGATTTACTGACATGTTTAGCCTGAATTCGGATCCTATTGCCATACCAAAGCAGATTACGAAGAATATGGTGCTTCCATTGCTCGTAGGtaccaaatttttggaaattctctttaatgaaatatatCATGAGTTTTGCGTCTATAGGATTTACTgattaaaatgaaaagtttaatGGAGCAGGCATTAGCCTTAGAAGAAATAGACTTGAGGTTTGCTATGTTTCCAGGCTTTTTCATTGAGCAATATCAAATAAGATGTATATAATTAACTTGTCCAAATAATAATGATGAGAACCATGagaataataatatagTGATTACTAATAACGtaaaaggagaaaaaaaaagaaaacggATGAAACCGATGGGTTCCGCCTGATAAATACTTTATTATTCAAGAACGATGGATAAAATGGAAAGTGTACAAGTACTCAACGAATTTGTTGAGAGAAAGCAGAAGCAATCAAGTAGtcatcataaaaaaaactaaactTCATCATTTTGCGGAGCAGGTAATGATTCATAAGAAGGTGGGCGTTCAATTGCACCGGCAACAGATGGAACGTCGCCGACAAATTCaccattttcatcaaatatTGCGGGCGGGGGAGGTGTGCTTGTGGTGGGTAAAGTTTTCAAGTACTGCTGGTTAAGAGCAGTAATAGGTTCATAAAGAGGGAGGCAATCAGTCTGTCGAACATGATGTTCGAATTGTTGTGATGCTCCGGAAGAAGAGCGCTCTCTCCTGTGAATTGAGTGTTGTGTTCTCTGCTGTTCCCGTGCAGAAATTATGGTTCGACACGCTTTAATTCTTTCATGATGCAACATAAATATGACAAACACAACGCAGATTATCCCAAACGTTAATACCAACACTTTTCCCCAGAACTGGGAGTAAGGGTCATACGGGATATCTGAAGCATCTGATGTTGAAACCAATTGATCATTAGCCATCACAAGGTCTATGGCTGATATTTCTTCCcccatttttgtttgattataattttgaacGTGTAGTGTTCCCAGTAGAATTTCAATTGCCACGGCTCAATTAAGACTGAACGTCAGAAATTTACAACAATCCAGTGAACTCACTGATATAGCAAGGCAATTATTATTCTTccaatttaattttactcAATTACTTTGAGGTTTGTAAAAGTGAGGTTAAAACTGttgtaaaaaacaaagataaGCCATAAAGCTTCCCGTCTCCTTCCCCAGAGTCTGGATTTTTTTGCGATATTTACGGTACGATACGGCAGTCACCGGAAGCATCCAAAAGCTGACCATGTATAATTATATGCTTTGATTTCAGATCATCCGTGCGCCTATGTATTAACTGTGTtgtataaatttatttcacaATCGGCAAATTAGTTATGAATTAATTACTTTTGGTATTTCTGCTCTTGGTTATGCAGCGTAAGTGAATTTGACGATCTCCGTTTAAATAATGAGCTACTACGAGGTGATCGttaaattgtaaacaaaagattgGTTTAGTATGTCGCTTGAATGGAAACTgcaaagtttttaattagAGATTCATCTGTTTCATCTAAATctaaagcaattaatttttcatctcTTCAGttgttctttttaataGAGTAGTTGAGGTGGATAAatgtttattcaaatttttgttattcGGATTATTTCGTACAGGAGAAGCTATCACAAAGGTCAAAGCcataatatatttaataatttattgtaaagagaaaaataattatcaGAAAATTCAACATATTCAATTTAAGGTCAAGCACACTGGTGTCCGCTAATGCGTTTACTATACTAAGCCCTCTGCTTGCTTACGTGCATCGCCACTACCTAGCTATAGGTGCTTGTTGCAAGACAACAAAGTCTCGTACCTTTGCAGCGTTAAACGATTTTTAGCAATTTcctctttctttaaaatttggaaTTAACTGATTGTTTTCTATTCCTGTAATGACAACGCTGGAATCTCTGGATATGCCAGAGATGACAGAGGTCGAAGATGATACAGTCGACATACACATCGACAATTCGAAGGTCGCTCTCCTTTTCTCTAAAAGCAAGGTGTTTGTTCATCCCACATCGAAAATGAAGGATAACATATCTGGCTATTTGTCCTTGTCTAAGTCAAAGGCGCTAGGAAATTCATCAGTGGCCGGAAGCGATATTTTGTTATCATGGGTTCCTGAttcgtttttaaaaaatcgtCCCAGGGATCTTTCCGTATTTCAAAATGCGGAAACCCTTTCAAACGGTTCTATTAGAGAATGGGTAGAGATTCCTCAGCATTTGGACTACTCTTTTTCTGTACGATTGTGCAGcatttattcaattataTTTCGACCTCCTAGATATGGATGGAATTATGGTAGTATAGTGATTAATTTGAGAGACAGTGGTGAGAGCCTCCctcctcttttttttcatgatGATGAATGTATTAGTACTATTGAGTATGGCAAGCAAATTACCAGAGATCGTTTTGATCCCTTCGATGAATCAGGAAATATGTTCTGGGGTGGAACGCATTTGTTGATgcaattaaagaaatacgCTTCTCTTGAACAGTCCTCACATGAATCACAACTGTACCTTGTTAATCCTTCTCCTGAGGATACTGTGGCATTTCAATCAGTTGAACTTCAAAAAGTCATTTCTAATAATCGACTTAACTCCAGTTCTACCCCTCCTACGCCTAGGAGCTCATCATCTATCTTTAATCCTTTTCGCCGTGCCCTTCATGATTTGTCATTCACTGTGCTTGAGCGGTTTAGTCGGGTCACTAACTACGGCAAATCAGAAGTTGACAGACTCATGGAGCATAAAGTTACCAAGTCTATATTGCCACACCTTCCACGTGAGCTTCAAGTGCTTCTTGAGTCAAAGAGAgttcaaaaattaactgAAGAATATGATCCAGCCCGAATGTTTTTGGCTCGTTGGGCTGAGGGTATTGTAGAGCAATCTGAGAGTAACAATTCTCAACCTGTCAATAATGCGGGTGTTTGGACTGATGCACAGCGTGAAGAAGATTCGTCGCTGGGTCCATTTGAACTAGTGTACATAGAAGAGAGGGTGAAGCGTGATGATCCATTGTCTGTTGAGCAATGGAATTCAATGTTTAATGCTCATGGGAAATTACAGGTTGACGTTCATAGAGTTCTTggaataatttttcatgGGGGTATACAACCCTCTCTTCGTAAGGAAGTTTGGCCTTTTTTGCTCTCTGTTTACCCTTGGGATTCAACTAGTGAAGAAAGACGcgttatttatttgagcCTTCAAGAAGAATATTGCACTTTGAAGAGAAAGTGGTATGAAGATAttcataaacaatttaaCGATCGTTGGTTTATTGAGCAACGAAATCGAATTGAGAAAGACGTACATCGTACAGATAGACAACATGAATACTTCCAAATTGAGGATCTTCCTCATCCTGACCCTCAATCAACGTTTACCGGAACCAATATGAATATGGAAATGATGAAAGATATCCTTCTGACTTATAACGAATATGATACGGAGCTGGGGTATGTCCAAGGAATGTCCGATTTACTTGCTCCTATTTATGTCacttttaatgataatgCCTTAACTTTTTGGGGAATGGTTGGTTTAATGAAACGTcttcattttaattttttgcgTGATCAATCCGGAATGCATCGACAACTTGATACTTTACGACTTCTTATTGAATTTATGGATCCTGAACTATTTGCTCACCTCGAAAAAACTGACTCCTctaatttgttttgcttttttagaATGCTgctaatatattttaaacgAGAGTTTGATTGGGAAGTTTTGTTGAAGCTTTGGGATGTcttatttacaaattatCTATCTTATGACTATCATATCTTCGTGGCATATGCGATTGCTGAGAGACATCGTGAGGTGCTTTTGAATCAAACTAGCGCTTTTGACGaagtattaaaatatttcaacGAACTTTCAGGAAAACTAGCTTTAGAGCCTACACTAATCTGTGCAGAGCAATGCTTTTATCAATTTAAGAATAAATTAGCTTTAATTGATAGAAAACAAATGGAGGAAACCAACTCGGATGAAGATGGCAGTAAAGAAACTGATTTACCCACAATTGCACCATACCTTCGCAatctattaaaaacaagCCAGCCACAATACACGCCGAGTGGTAAGCAAGAATGAATAGCATATTGATTATCAATGATTATCATGCTAGTGTTGGTTGACTGCATTTAATACATTTATGTGAATTTTAGACGATAGAAGTATACTTATTTTCGATTCTAatgctttttcttatttggCAGTTTCCGGACATTTTTTCTGAAAcgatttctttttgcaGCCATTGCTTGTCGCTTTAGCTGCTCTTCCTTTTCGCGTAACAATTTCATTcttattcttcttttcttactGGGTCGCCTGCGATGTTTActctcttctttttttatagataCGACTTTATGAAGCTTCTGGCATGCCGGCTTATTGCACGAATGAttagcattttttcttttgaatatttaagattttaattgcaaaatataataaCATTACATACCCATTTTTCCTCTTTAGCTTTCATTAACTGATCATAAGTGAAAACACTCGCTTGTAATTGCCTTTGTCTTTCAGGAGAATCTCTTTATAAGTTAG
This portion of the Schizosaccharomyces pombe strain 972h- genome assembly, chromosome: I genome encodes:
- the cip2 gene encoding RNA-binding protein Cip2: MAEGTSQRPLTPLSQAFLSTNTLSPASSPLTFHSEAASLRRKRSNFFPKLDELNGAQDEEMRGLNIPGGSGYLENRYGRDKFTFSDAAVNSAGMGGSGIFSHNNADDGLGDGSSTVLPSSLKQMLDPEISTANNPSAKPRRTRLQTAWKEATNSAGLSLRSASALDVLKNSGPATTSLLSSTTYPFDSLNAFNEPSHSHVPNSASSTALSRGMSNSVTLTAPPEPDEETIPTAIVIKNIPFSLKKEVLFKVFTALDIPRPYAFNYHFDNGVFRGLAFANFHSPEEAKTVVQVLNGYEITGRRLRVEWKRQLPPAERERVERGKQEKRAVEERKNQLKSPFSVANIGAGIDFDLNDPAILNVYSHILLFYYRSDNTNDLVFDSSTTQEERRVAALLASRLNLNHSVTGDGEAKQVVITMPSTHFTPANNSSANHSPLMAPNASTLNPSSLGASNLSQPSLANHLSSSGLFDNGLFSSGGLSSNFSSLRRPAPSMHLADSIRSLRGLNDSKAFSDIRSMPATPLELATPFANLNVSSPLDRNATNSSNTLNGSAMNDYFASLTPSNTGAIGSRTFTKN
- the efg1 gene encoding rRNA-processing protein, which gives rise to MPKFKGPGLSVLKKKIRDNERLLKKENLPANIRVEHERALLGLQEQLSMAQLEHKKQKIFERYKKVRFFERKKAERRIKQLEKSLKDETMDDEKRKQCEKSMRKCQIDLMYIKEYPPLTKYVSLYAEGTSEQTEETRNRIWAEMEERFNSGRKHKIPSSGSNRVPVQEKSSTGGDLEDEFLQR
- the sea4 gene encoding GATOR2-SEACAT complex ubiquitin-protein ligase E3 subunit Sea4, with the protein product MLNRSKKRNGCYFWVNGSSDEIRYVAVKASPKVNWKTHIIWRSLKNVKCIDSFHGNNEILGAGSSTGNISLLSVKHPEFQAVVTPGYARPCNSLAFSETEHLVAGFAKSRNESSLKLWDLNSLLSDPKSSPLMQSSTLDGVSSVCYKKDTPLLLTGSTSRSVHIIDTRQQLDSVSSVNTQYYSNIVVDPFSPNYFAANSYDGDIAIFDTRYFKSDNYLQIILRNENKKPKNPQLFALKYSEWKPGQLAVLSNNSITLRQLLPCVNGNEGSANNSVFVNYEKKYPVKPNSQCSGIDFFTPSTAFPTHVQILGVINEQPKLFSVHDEVIPFSFNPYNDLIFSFKEKLYPLNSSPFNTLSDVPQFDVSEFVDENSFDSSSSCSSKVFLTTRNNSINSEDSAHEVLLSYNRVLGSDIQGTILDRVKKGYQFDSQKNSELVSDLYLKDLWSWIHLSHRQSEESLFGDTGDTDFSYQGALGIWFMDTELTSMSDVFEAKESKFLEKKILRLARDVIERLDLDIFTSIQTKRPLRQLALLACGLGMSNDDLLLEIRRLIRKNEHVKAAGLALFHGKIENVVRILSSGNELEKTISTAVAGYITSQGLSNFGSDSLWKEMSRNLSTELEDPYLRAIFAYVSNSDWRDVLDEVSLSLKDRLGIALRFLPDDDLSNYLCDLCHTTVQSGDPEGLLLTGLTPLGMELLQNYIDHTSDVQTAALIAAFVVPKKFLDKRAEDWTESYRELLNRWKLYRERAKFDIFRTELSKNHTGEITRKATEPSIRIICNFCRKPIFPFSNRNECNNLPTPIQRGVSKAGPAKHLGKSCPHCGQPLPKCSVCGFSLGDEDVPQKDDFSQKPQNYVKEVNLQKSRFGLWFSFCLNCGHGAHASHASEWFSTHTICPVPNCDCECKLK